The Hippoglossus stenolepis isolate QCI-W04-F060 chromosome 11, HSTE1.2, whole genome shotgun sequence genome includes a window with the following:
- the LOC118117644 gene encoding CYFIP-related Rac1 interactor B yields MGNLIKVLTRDIDNNGGNFFLDFENAQPSQSETAVWEKVNKVLMEARVILEDLQAYRGAGEEIRQAIQSPGVERVQEKAWSAVVPLVAKLKTFYEFSQKLESSLQCLLDVLTSSGSTPTQHLEQKQALARQFAHIMHFTLRFDELKMTNPAIQNDFSYYRRTISRMRINNLSGEASNEVNNELANRMSLFYACATPMLKTLSDATSKFVSDNPDVPLENTTDCLSTMASVCKVMLETPEYRSRFTSEETVLFCLRVMVGVIILYDHVHPAGAFVKTANIDMKGSIRVLKEQPPSSVEGLLNALRYTTKHLNDETTSKQIRNMLLPN; encoded by the exons ATGGGGAACCTGATCAAAGTGTTGACCAGGGACATCGACAACAATGGTGGAAACTTCTTCCTGGACTTTGAga ATGCTCAGCCCTCACAGTCGGAGACGGCGGTGTGGGAGAAGGTGAACAAGGTGCTGATGGAGGCCCGGGTCATCCTGGAAGACCTGCAGGCgtacagaggagcaggagaggagataCGACAG gccaTCCAGAGTCCTGGTGTGGAGCGTGTGCAGGAGAAGGCGTGGTCAGCCGTGGTTCCTCTGGTCGCTAAACTGAAAACCTTCTATGAGTTTTCCCAGAAGCTCG AGTCCAGTTTGCAGTGTCTCCTCGACGTCCTCACCAGCTCCGGCTCCACTCCCACTCAACATCTGGAGCAGAAACAGGCCCTGGCTCGTCAGTTCGCTCACATCATGCACTTCACGCTGCGTTTCGACGAGCTCAAG ATGACCAACCCTGCCATCCAGAACGACTTCAGCTACTACCGCCGAACCATCAGCCGCATGCGAATCAACAACCTGTCG GGCGAAGCCAGTAACGAGGTCAACAACGAACTGGCCAATCGGATGTCTCTGTTTTACGCCTGCGCCACGCCGATGCTGAAGACGCTAAGTGACGCCACGTCAAAGTTCGTGTCAGAC aatCCAGATGTTCCACTCGAAAACACGACAGACTGTCTGAGTACGATGGCCAGTGTCTGTAAAGTGATGCTGGAAACACC ggagtATCGCAGTCGTTTCACCAGCGAGGAGACGGTGTTGTTCTGCCTCCGTGTGATGGTCGGCGTCATCATCCTGTACGACCACGTTCACCCGGCCGGAGCCTTCGTTAAGACGGCCAACATAGAC ATGAAAGGCAGCATCAGAGTGTTGAAGGAGCAGCCGCCCAGCAGCGTGGAGGGATTACTCAACGCTCTCAG GTACACGACCAAGCATCTGAATGACGAGACTACCTCCAAGCAAATCAGAAACATGTTGCTGCCAAATTAA